The following proteins are encoded in a genomic region of Galbibacter sp. BG1:
- a CDS encoding YjjG family noncanonical pyrimidine nucleotidase translates to MKWKNEGITDVFFDLDHTLWDFEKNSKLTYAKIFKDNSLELNLEDFLKVYVPINFKLWEMYSKDEISKEDLRYERLKSTFDAMALNISNDQIFKLSEEYIKYLTTFNHLFSDSIETLDYLSPKYKLHIITNGFAEVQQGKLENSNIAHYFEVVMNSELAGVKKPNPLIFEKAMGMAKVKPQNALMIGDSYEADFLGAQSVGMHALLYGSTNDCYNVNTPVIKELKQIKEYI, encoded by the coding sequence ATGAAATGGAAAAATGAAGGGATAACAGATGTTTTTTTCGATTTAGACCACACCTTATGGGATTTTGAAAAAAACTCCAAACTTACCTATGCTAAGATTTTTAAGGATAATTCTTTGGAGCTTAATTTAGAGGATTTTTTGAAAGTCTACGTTCCTATAAATTTTAAACTTTGGGAAATGTACAGTAAGGATGAGATCTCGAAGGAAGATTTGCGATACGAGCGCCTGAAATCTACATTCGATGCCATGGCCCTGAATATTAGTAACGATCAGATTTTCAAATTATCAGAAGAATATATTAAATACTTAACGACATTTAACCATTTGTTTTCAGACTCGATAGAAACGTTGGATTATTTGTCCCCAAAGTATAAGCTCCATATTATTACCAACGGTTTTGCGGAAGTTCAGCAGGGAAAATTAGAAAATTCCAATATTGCCCATTATTTTGAAGTGGTTATGAATTCCGAATTGGCAGGGGTCAAAAAACCAAATCCGCTTATTTTTGAAAAGGCGATGGGCATGGCAAAAGTAAAACCTCAAAATGCTTTGATGATAGGCGATAGCTATGAAGCCGATTTTTTGGGGGCTCAAAGCGTAGGGATGCATGCTTTGCTCTACGGCTCAACTAATGATTGTTATAACGTTAATACTCCGGTTATTAAAGAATTAAAGCAAATAAAAGAGTATATTTAG
- a CDS encoding polysaccharide deacetylase family protein, whose product MLLVYTYKVTPRLTYIMRHIFTKMLGVEISITTKVEDFIAHNGPKITYTKQPLQNEFFVKSHELLFEQGISDVEINIHQWEGTPSFFPTTDKCAIPFDVFAASFYLLSRYEEYLPHVKDEHGRFPVEESLGFQSGFLEIPVVDIWVKKLRIAIQRRFPDLEFPKKKYQQTSIMDIGVAYAYLKKGFMRTMGGTIIDLAHLRIRKLLERYLVLLRFKKDPLDFYDAVTALHKRYKVPTIFFFLMADYSTYDKNISVINPKFRSLVKSVADYSIVSLMASYKSLNDLASLKKERKRLIGFINRPVKRVRQRFNRLNIPDTYRMMVDAGFNEDYTMGYTRELGFRAGTCSPFYFYDISFEEQIPIQVNSFCVQYTALYKYKSLKKAQEKIEELSAQVREVRGSFNVVFSNEVLNGNDRNAWKELYVNFLKMNEEK is encoded by the coding sequence ATGCTATTAGTTTATACGTATAAAGTTACTCCAAGGCTCACCTATATCATGCGGCATATTTTTACAAAAATGCTGGGTGTGGAAATTAGTATAACCACTAAGGTGGAAGATTTTATTGCGCATAACGGTCCGAAAATCACATATACCAAACAACCATTACAAAATGAGTTTTTTGTTAAAAGTCACGAACTTCTTTTTGAGCAAGGAATATCAGATGTAGAGATTAACATTCATCAATGGGAAGGAACGCCCAGTTTTTTTCCAACTACCGATAAATGTGCGATCCCTTTTGATGTGTTTGCGGCTAGTTTTTATTTATTGAGCCGTTACGAAGAGTATTTGCCCCATGTAAAAGATGAGCACGGCAGATTTCCCGTGGAAGAGAGCCTCGGATTCCAATCTGGTTTTCTGGAAATCCCCGTGGTGGATATTTGGGTGAAAAAACTGCGTATTGCCATACAGCGAAGATTTCCAGATTTGGAGTTTCCGAAGAAAAAATACCAACAAACGTCCATAATGGATATTGGTGTGGCCTATGCCTACTTAAAAAAGGGTTTTATGCGCACCATGGGCGGCACCATAATCGATCTTGCCCACTTGAGGATACGAAAGTTGCTGGAGCGATATCTAGTATTGTTACGGTTTAAGAAAGATCCGTTGGATTTTTACGATGCCGTAACAGCCCTCCATAAAAGGTATAAAGTGCCTACCATTTTCTTTTTCTTGATGGCAGATTATTCTACGTACGATAAGAATATTTCTGTGATCAACCCTAAATTCCGTTCTTTGGTAAAATCTGTAGCAGATTATAGCATTGTTTCGTTAATGGCTTCCTATAAATCTTTAAATGATTTGGCGAGTCTGAAAAAAGAAAGAAAAAGGCTTATCGGTTTTATCAATCGTCCTGTAAAAAGGGTTCGGCAACGGTTTAATAGGCTCAATATTCCAGATACATATCGAATGATGGTCGATGCTGGGTTTAATGAAGATTACACCATGGGCTATACCCGAGAGCTCGGTTTTAGGGCGGGTACCTGTAGCCCTTTCTATTTTTACGATATTAGTTTTGAAGAGCAAATCCCCATTCAGGTAAATTCCTTTTGTGTACAATATACAGCGCTGTACAAATATAAAAGTCTGAAGAAAGCGCAGGAGAAAATTGAAGAGCTCTCGGCGCAAGTAAGGGAAGTAAGGGGGAGTTTTAATGTGGTATTTTCCAACGAAGTATTAAATGGAAATGACCGAAATGCTTGGAAAGAGCTTTATGTGAATTTCTTAAAAATGAATGAAGAAAAATGA
- the radC gene encoding RadC family protein, with protein MKENSGSFSIKNWSVDDRPREKLLSKGKDSLSDAELIAILIGSGSRNESAVQLSKRILASVDNHLSELGKLNISQLSKFKGIGEAKAISIIAALELGRRRRGEEALQKLKIKSSQHVFELMQPQIGELSHEEFWIIYLNNSNTVLQTLQLSKGGITGTLVDVRLVLKQALELNATAMILAHNHPSGTLVASEADKEITQKIKNAASGMDIKLLDHLIVTEKSYFSFADEGLL; from the coding sequence GTGAAAGAGAATTCGGGATCCTTTTCGATTAAAAACTGGAGTGTAGACGATCGGCCAAGAGAAAAATTGCTTTCCAAAGGAAAAGATTCTTTGAGTGATGCAGAACTCATCGCTATTTTGATAGGCAGTGGTAGTAGAAATGAAAGTGCAGTACAATTGTCTAAAAGGATATTAGCTTCCGTAGACAATCATCTAAGCGAACTGGGGAAACTTAATATTTCCCAACTTTCAAAATTCAAAGGCATTGGCGAAGCAAAAGCGATTAGCATTATAGCTGCTTTAGAGCTGGGTAGGAGAAGGCGAGGGGAAGAAGCGCTTCAGAAATTAAAAATTAAAAGTAGTCAACATGTTTTCGAATTGATGCAGCCCCAAATTGGGGAACTTTCCCACGAAGAATTTTGGATTATCTATTTAAACAACTCCAATACAGTTTTACAAACCCTGCAATTAAGCAAAGGCGGAATTACGGGAACCTTGGTAGATGTACGCTTGGTATTAAAACAAGCTTTAGAGCTTAATGCAACCGCTATGATCTTGGCGCATAATCACCCATCTGGAACTTTGGTAGCGAGTGAAGCAGATAAAGAAATCACCCAAAAAATTAAAAATGCAGCTTCGGGAATGGATATAAAGCTCCTAGATCATCTTATTGTAACTGAAAAATCTTACTTTAGCTTTGCAGACGAAGGATTGTTATAA
- a CDS encoding DUF1569 domain-containing protein: MKSIFTEEGYQAVQNRINSLTPQTQATWGKMSVAQMMHHCQKPFALMLGKENIKVPFMAKLMSRFYKPLLYNDKLLKQGLPTAKEFVVKDNRDFEKEKQQLLTLVGEVHKLKSQEKFDPHPIFGSFTKEQWGQMQYKHLDHHLRQFGV; this comes from the coding sequence ATGAAATCTATTTTTACTGAAGAAGGTTACCAGGCTGTTCAAAATCGTATAAACAGTTTGACACCACAAACCCAGGCTACTTGGGGAAAAATGAGTGTTGCACAAATGATGCATCATTGCCAAAAACCTTTTGCCTTAATGCTGGGAAAGGAAAACATTAAAGTGCCATTTATGGCAAAATTAATGTCTCGTTTCTACAAACCCTTATTGTATAACGACAAGCTACTAAAACAGGGATTGCCAACGGCTAAAGAATTTGTTGTTAAAGACAACCGGGATTTTGAAAAGGAAAAACAACAACTTTTAACCCTAGTGGGGGAAGTCCACAAATTAAAAAGTCAAGAAAAATTTGATCCCCACCCTATTTTTGGCAGTTTCACCAAGGAACAGTGGGGGCAAATGCAGTATAAACACTTAGACCATCATTTGCGGCAGTTCGGGGTTTAA
- a CDS encoding gliding motility-associated C-terminal domain-containing protein, with product MNKTTLSFAVIKTVFFLSILLCTNSLSAQCPTVTNTTQDFCDIDGPRVEDLVATNNGGGIAWFIAATGGNPISPTTPLANNETYYADNSTGNCGARTAVTVNIFGRRPTGVDVRVDKCSSDNSTVADLEADGVNIEWYDARTGGNLLPPSTPLTDGSTYWVQQTENGCTSRRSPTTIQIIDPGAPTGDPIQFFCIDPDGQTVFTVNDLSANGTEIKWYNSQNGTVPLDPTTPLIEGEDYFATQSDFPCESEDRYRTVVEFDDAVDAGENGTLAICDDETASFNLFNFLQGTPDNGGTWSGPQPTANGDQGTLDTSLLSDGSYNFTYTVLGQNACPDETAIVTVNVQALPDAGGDGTAMVCSSDPPVNLITFLGGTPDGGGTWSPALASGTGVFDPSVDTPGIYTYTVDPTAPCTIPDTAQVTITVEEAPFAGNNGTAIICENETPIDLFSFLGGTPDAGGTWSPALASGTGVFDPNVDLAGNYTYTVPSTAICPEDTAIVNVTIEEPPYAGMDGTAEVCSNDPSIDLFSLLSDNPDTGGTWSPSLASGTGIFNPSIDPAGTYTYTVMGVDMCADDTAQVIINVEQAPDAGQDASTIFCLNDSPIDLFTILGGTPETGGTWSPALSSGTGIFNPAVDPAGAYTYTLPATALCDESSAVVTVTLETPPNAGTDGIAELCTNDTAVDLITFLGNNPDTGGTWMPALASGTGIFDPAVDTSNTYTYTVLGANACSQDSSTVQVTVDTAPNAGNNNTVSYCGDDPAINLFDLLGPNAETGGTWSGPSNLENADSGTFNPAINTSGDYIYTVAGNGACKDATALVSVTVINPQPTLNANGNIFCAVDARTITELLENINPDLGGTLTAYDAATGGTPYDLGTLLIDNTTYYISETDVTSGCETTNRLEVTVVVEDPADPMFSTTEVDFCLIAQPIVENLSSFVTNASSLVWFDAPDSNTPIANDDPLTTMTYFAASQGANGCLSANRIALNVIVTDNPAPDIEEDGNLFCGVTNPTLEDLENNLIYDSSLSILWFDAPVNGNELPTTTLLENGQTYYAATFNEEKGCESFDRLEITVDLTACDGDQFPLFIPDGFSPNADGINDTFELVNVQFIYPDYTIEIYNRYGNIVFKGSDNLFWDGTSNQSRTIGDKVVPNGVYFYIINFNRDNRKPHQGKLYLNR from the coding sequence ATGAATAAAACTACTTTGAGCTTTGCTGTGATAAAAACGGTCTTTTTTTTAAGCATACTGCTTTGCACTAATAGCCTTTCGGCACAATGCCCGACCGTAACCAATACTACTCAAGACTTTTGCGATATAGATGGCCCGAGAGTAGAAGATCTAGTGGCCACCAATAATGGTGGTGGAATAGCTTGGTTCATCGCTGCCACAGGAGGAAATCCCATTTCTCCGACGACCCCTTTAGCAAATAATGAAACCTATTATGCCGACAACAGCACAGGTAATTGTGGGGCGAGAACAGCCGTAACTGTAAATATTTTTGGACGTCGCCCTACTGGGGTAGATGTAAGGGTAGACAAATGTTCTTCCGACAACAGTACGGTGGCCGATTTGGAGGCTGATGGCGTAAATATCGAATGGTACGATGCCAGAACTGGCGGGAATTTGCTCCCCCCTTCCACGCCGCTTACCGATGGAAGCACCTATTGGGTGCAACAAACCGAAAACGGATGTACCAGTAGAAGAAGCCCAACTACCATACAAATTATAGATCCAGGTGCCCCCACTGGCGATCCCATTCAATTTTTCTGTATTGACCCGGACGGTCAAACTGTATTTACTGTAAACGATTTGAGTGCGAATGGTACGGAAATAAAATGGTACAATTCACAAAATGGTACGGTTCCCTTAGACCCAACTACCCCTCTTATTGAAGGCGAGGACTACTTTGCGACACAAAGCGATTTTCCTTGTGAAAGTGAAGACCGCTATCGAACTGTAGTGGAGTTTGATGATGCTGTGGACGCAGGTGAAAATGGAACCTTAGCTATCTGCGACGACGAAACTGCTTCTTTTAACCTTTTCAATTTTTTACAAGGCACTCCCGATAATGGAGGGACTTGGAGTGGACCTCAACCTACTGCCAACGGAGATCAAGGTACTTTGGATACTTCCTTGCTTTCCGATGGCTCATATAACTTTACGTACACCGTTCTTGGACAAAATGCTTGTCCGGACGAGACTGCAATAGTTACCGTTAATGTTCAAGCTTTACCAGACGCGGGAGGAGATGGAACTGCAATGGTTTGTAGCAGTGACCCACCAGTAAATTTAATCACTTTTTTAGGGGGAACCCCAGACGGTGGAGGGACATGGTCTCCAGCACTTGCAAGTGGAACCGGTGTTTTCGATCCTTCCGTAGATACGCCAGGAATTTACACTTACACTGTTGATCCCACCGCTCCCTGTACTATTCCAGATACCGCGCAAGTAACAATTACGGTTGAAGAAGCTCCTTTTGCCGGAAATAATGGTACTGCGATAATATGCGAAAACGAGACGCCAATTGATTTGTTCTCCTTTTTAGGGGGAACCCCAGACGCTGGAGGGACATGGTCGCCAGCTTTAGCAAGTGGAACCGGTGTTTTCGATCCTAATGTAGATCTGGCTGGTAATTATACCTATACGGTTCCTTCAACTGCCATTTGCCCGGAAGACACCGCCATTGTAAATGTAACTATTGAAGAACCTCCTTATGCAGGAATGGATGGAACCGCAGAGGTTTGCTCTAATGATCCTTCAATCGACTTATTTTCATTGTTATCTGATAATCCTGATACCGGGGGAACATGGTCTCCGTCTTTAGCCAGCGGAACCGGAATATTTAATCCTTCCATAGATCCTGCAGGCACTTATACTTACACCGTAATGGGTGTAGACATGTGCGCAGACGATACCGCTCAAGTAATCATTAATGTGGAGCAAGCTCCAGATGCTGGGCAAGACGCTTCCACTATATTTTGTTTGAATGATTCGCCTATAGATTTATTCACAATTTTAGGAGGTACACCAGAAACTGGTGGAACTTGGTCTCCAGCATTGTCCAGTGGAACAGGCATATTTAATCCCGCCGTAGATCCAGCTGGGGCGTATACCTATACACTTCCTGCTACCGCTCTTTGCGATGAAAGCAGTGCAGTGGTTACCGTAACGTTAGAAACACCTCCAAATGCAGGAACAGATGGTATCGCAGAACTTTGTACGAACGATACTGCTGTTGATTTAATTACCTTTCTGGGAAATAATCCAGATACCGGAGGGACATGGATGCCGGCATTGGCCAGTGGCACCGGAATCTTCGATCCGGCAGTGGATACCAGCAACACTTATACCTATACGGTTTTAGGCGCAAACGCCTGTAGCCAAGATTCATCTACCGTACAAGTAACCGTAGACACCGCGCCTAATGCAGGAAACAACAACACTGTTTCTTATTGTGGCGACGACCCGGCAATCAACCTTTTTGATCTTCTAGGCCCAAATGCTGAAACAGGAGGAACATGGAGCGGACCTTCAAATTTGGAAAATGCTGATTCTGGAACCTTCAATCCAGCTATAAATACTTCTGGAGATTATATCTATACAGTCGCTGGAAATGGTGCATGTAAAGATGCCACCGCATTGGTTTCAGTAACCGTTATAAATCCGCAACCCACCTTAAATGCCAATGGAAATATTTTTTGCGCAGTAGATGCTCGAACTATTACTGAACTTTTAGAAAACATCAATCCAGATTTAGGTGGAACTTTAACTGCCTACGACGCTGCAACTGGTGGAACCCCATACGACTTAGGAACTCTTTTGATTGATAATACTACTTATTACATATCGGAAACCGATGTAACTTCGGGATGTGAGACTACAAATCGCTTGGAAGTTACAGTAGTTGTAGAAGACCCTGCCGACCCCATGTTTTCGACAACTGAAGTTGATTTCTGTTTGATCGCCCAACCTATTGTTGAAAACTTAAGCAGCTTTGTAACCAATGCGAGTTCTCTTGTGTGGTTTGATGCTCCAGACAGCAATACTCCAATAGCAAATGATGACCCACTAACTACGATGACTTACTTCGCAGCCAGTCAAGGTGCCAACGGATGTTTAAGCGCTAACAGAATTGCATTGAACGTTATTGTTACCGACAACCCTGCTCCGGATATCGAGGAGGATGGCAATCTATTTTGCGGGGTGACTAATCCTACTTTAGAAGATTTAGAAAACAATTTAATCTACGATTCTTCTTTGAGTATTTTATGGTTTGATGCTCCCGTAAACGGAAATGAATTACCTACTACCACCCTACTTGAAAATGGGCAAACCTATTATGCGGCCACTTTCAATGAAGAGAAAGGGTGTGAAAGTTTCGACAGATTGGAAATAACAGTAGACCTAACCGCTTGCGATGGTGATCAATTCCCACTATTTATTCCTGATGGATTCTCACCAAATGCAGATGGCATCAACGATACTTTCGAACTCGTGAACGTACAATTTATTTATCCAGATTACACCATCGAGATTTACAACCGATATGGAAATATCGTTTTTAAAGGCTCCGATAATTTATTTTGGGATGGAACTTCAAACCAAAGCCGAACTATTGGAGACAAAGTGGTGCCGAACGGTGTTTACTTCTACATCATCAACTTTAACAGGGATAATAGAAAGCCACATCAAGGTAAATTATACCTAAACAGATAA
- a CDS encoding type IX secretion system membrane protein PorP/SprF yields MRTTILPLFLFLFICFSAMGQQDPAYTQYMYNLSVVNPAYATGDAGILNTGALYRSQWVGAEGAPKTGTFFIHTPISQRIQVGGTIVHDEIGDGWINEDNIYANFAYILQLGYDSYLSLGINAGVTLFSTRFNDIQLNSGDFSTDPAFAENISETYPNIGAGAFLYGDKYYVGLSAPNFLNNKHLEEQDGINSLGSEEIHVFFTGGYVFDISQNVKFKPSFMSRFVSGAPLSIDLSANFLFNEMFEGGLSYRLDDAVSAMFNVKVTPNLRLGYAYDYTTSNLGNFNSGTHEVFVLFNLDFLGLNRGYNKSPRFF; encoded by the coding sequence ATGAGAACTACTATTCTACCCCTATTCTTGTTCCTATTTATTTGCTTTTCCGCTATGGGGCAACAAGACCCTGCATACACCCAATACATGTATAATTTAAGTGTGGTAAATCCTGCATACGCTACAGGAGATGCCGGTATTCTAAATACTGGCGCACTTTACAGATCTCAATGGGTTGGTGCAGAAGGTGCTCCAAAAACGGGAACTTTCTTTATTCATACGCCCATATCGCAACGCATACAAGTAGGAGGAACTATCGTGCACGATGAAATAGGTGATGGTTGGATAAATGAAGACAATATCTATGCAAATTTCGCTTATATCCTGCAACTCGGTTACGATAGCTATTTATCCCTAGGGATAAACGCAGGAGTAACGCTGTTTAGTACTAGATTTAATGACATCCAGCTCAACTCGGGTGACTTTTCAACGGATCCAGCATTTGCCGAAAATATTTCTGAAACATATCCAAACATAGGAGCTGGTGCATTTTTGTACGGTGATAAATATTATGTAGGATTGTCGGCTCCAAATTTCTTAAACAACAAACATTTGGAAGAACAGGATGGTATAAACAGTTTAGGTTCGGAAGAAATTCACGTATTTTTTACTGGTGGTTATGTATTCGATATTAGTCAAAACGTAAAATTCAAGCCTTCCTTTATGTCACGATTTGTAAGTGGAGCGCCATTGTCTATAGATCTTTCTGCTAATTTCCTATTTAATGAAATGTTTGAAGGCGGCTTGTCTTATAGACTGGATGATGCTGTTAGTGCCATGTTTAACGTAAAGGTAACTCCAAATCTTAGACTCGGATATGCATACGATTATACGACAAGTAATTTGGGTAATTTCAACTCTGGGACGCATGAAGTTTTCGTGCTCTTTAATTTAGATTTCTTAGGCCTCAACCGAGGCTATAACAAATCTCCAAGATTCTTTTAA